Part of the Bacteroidales bacterium genome is shown below.
TATTTCAGAAGCGGAAAAATAGAACAAAAAGGTACATATAATAAAAACGGAAAACCCGAAGGAAGGTGGATATGGTATTATGAATCGGGAAATGTAAGAAGGGAAGAATATTATAAAAATGGCTTGTATGACGGGAAACACCTGGAGTTAAGCGATTCAGAAAAAGTCATAGTTTCAGGGGAATATGTAGAGGGAGAAGAAGAAGGCCCCTGGATTTATGAAGTGGGCGACCAAAAAGAAGAAGGTTCTTATGTGACCGGAAAAAGAGAAGGCCCGTGGACTTATTATACAGGAGAAATGATTAATTTTGCAGGAAATTACACTGAAGGAAATCCCGATGGTTTACACACTTATTATTGGGAAAACGGAAATATAAAACAGCAGGGAAAATACATCATGGGAAAAAAGGAAGGAGATTGGGATATGTATGATTTAGATGGTATTAAAATAATAACCATAAGGTATGAAGATGGAGTAGAGATAAGTTATGATGGAAATAAAATAGAAAAAGATGTTGAAAAATGAAAAATTTGTATTAATTTTATAGTTTCTTTAATTGTAAAAATTATGATAAAATCAAGAATTTTAATAGTTGAAGACGAAGTAATTGTTTCAAAATATATTGAAGCTTGTTTATCAAACTTGGGTTATGAAATTGCCGCCGTCATCACGTCCGGGGAAGAAGCGGTGCAGAACACAGAAATCATCAACCCGGACCTGATATTGATGGATGTACGTTTAAGCGGAAAAATGAATGGCACCGAAGCTGCCGCGCAAATCAGCCAGAAAATGGATGTGCCCATTGTTTTTTTAACTGCCTATACCGATGAAAAAACCATTGATATGGCAAAGGATTCGGACCCTTACGGCTATCTGGTAAAGCCTTTTTACGAAAAGGAACTACAAACCACTCTGGAAATGGCATTACACAAACATGAAAAGTTCAGGCTGCTGAAAAAGGAAAGAGATTTGTTTTATTCCATTATTGAAAATAAAAATACAACTGACAGTATTTT
Proteins encoded:
- a CDS encoding response regulator; protein product: MIKSRILIVEDEVIVSKYIEACLSNLGYEIAAVITSGEEAVQNTEIINPDLILMDVRLSGKMNGTEAAAQISQKMDVPIVFLTAYTDEKTIDMAKDSDPYGYLVKPFYEKELQTTLEMALHKHEKFRLLKKERDLFYSIIENKNTTDSIFIRTNNRLKRVKYDEICYVEALRDYITINTSAENFTVRINMKEIQKILPEKDFVRIHKSFIVRMDKIFSIKYTSLIIEGSMKELPVGNFYRKDLYGRLNML